The Lewinellaceae bacterium DNA window CCACCACAAAATACCGCTTTCCACCGTCCCTGCCGCAATGCGAAACAACCCTCAATGGAATGGTGGACGGTAGCACCACGCAAATACCCGGCTGAGTCCTGGCGAAACAAAGGCATCAGGCTGTAACTGTCTTCACCGGCATTGGCAGGAAGTGAATCCTGTACGATATCCGCACAGGTGGCCAGCAGGTCGGTGAGGCAGGTGGTCTCCCCGGCGGTACTTCCGGCAGGAATATGTCCAGGCCAGCGCGCTATGAAGGGGATGCGATGTCCTCCTTCGTATATATCGGCCTTGGCACCACGGTAAATGTAACTTGGGTGATGGCCCAGTGAATCCAGTTCCGGAAAATCGGCCATCGGCGAGCAACCATTATCGCTGGTAAACAGGATCAGGGTTCGATCCAGCACTCCCTGGGCTTCCAGAGCCTGCCGGACCTGGCCAACCATATTATCGACCATGAGTACAAAATCACCATACGCATTGGTATGCGATTGACCCTGAAAGTCGGATCCGGGAAGGATCGGAGTATGAGGTGCCGTCATAGGAAAATACAAGAAAAAAGGTACCGAATCATGCCCGTGTTGCTCTATAAATGCCACTGCTTTCCGGGTCAGCGTTGGCAATACCTCTTCGGGCACAAAATCCGCTCCCCGTGGGCCTTGCCGGATAAATGCCTTCCCGGAATGCGCCGCCTGGGTGTCAAGCTGCATTGAGGTAGAACGGTTATTCTCGATGTAGATGTACGGGGGAATATCCAGCGACGCGGAGATGCCATAGAAATAATCAAAACCAAGCTGATTGGGTCCCCCGGTTATCGGTGCGGTCAGTACTTCATGACCTTCACTATCCTTGGACCATCCCAACCCCAAATGCCACTTACCAACACACCCGGTCCGGTAACCTTTTGACTTCAAAAACGAAGCGACCGTCATCCGGGATTCCGGTATCAGCGGTGGATCATAACTCCAGGTGACGCCTTGCTGCAACGAACTACGCCAGGCATACCTCCCGGTCAATATTCCGTATCGTGTGGGAGAACATACAGCGGAACCGCTGTGGGCATCCGTAAAACGCATGCCTTCGCGAGCCAGCTGGTCGATGTTTGGTGTTGCAATTTTGCTTTGGGGATTGAAAGCAGTGACATCGCCATAACCCAGATCATCAGCCAGGATATACACGATATTGGGCAATGCCTCCTTAGCCGGTTGCTGATCCTGATGTTGACAGGAACCCAGCAGGAGCACCAATCCTGCCGCATAAATCGGATACTTAATTCTCACAGTCATCCATTTCTTTCACTTAAATGCTAAAAATAGTGCTTTAAGCCGCTAATTTTAGTGATCAGGTTCCCCTATCTCTTGTAAATTAACTACGAATGTTAAAAATATGAAATACGTTAGTTCCTTTATTATCATCTTTTTGTCCAGCATGTTACCGGTATGGAGTCAAACCTATGCGGTTAGTATTGGGGCAAATGTGACTCCCGCGGTCCGCTCCGGCTTCGATCCCGATGCACGGCTTTTTCTTTTTTTCAGCAAATACGAATTCAGCCCTCCCTACACTCAAATCTGGCCTAACGGTGGCAATGCGATATTTGCAAAGAATCTGCATTGGTCTCCTGACCAGCATCTGGTCATTTCAGACCTGACTGACTGGAGCAAAACACCCACCTGGGATCTGAATGGTGTACCCTCCGGAACTTATTATGTGCAGATCCTCTGGGATCAGGATCAGACCGAATCCCGTATCGATGCACCAGGGAACCTGATCAGTGAGGTTAAAAAAATAGAGCTCAGCTCGGATACACACCTGCAATTTAATCTGCAGGAAATAATCCCCGAACGTACACTGATCGACAATCCTCTGGTCAAATATTTTGAAATAACGAGCGATACCTTAAGCGCCTGGTGGGGCAAGCCGATGAAGATCAAAGCTTCCATATTGCTGCCCAGCGGCTACTATGACCACCCGGACGCAACCTATCCGGTACGGTATCACGTCGCCGGATACGGCGGCCGGTACACGCGGATCAACCGGGTTATGAATCCGGAAAATCCTTTTTCCAGCTGGTGGACTTCCGGGGAGGCCCCTCAGATCATAACCATTTACCTCGACGGAGAAGGGCCGTATGGGGATAGCTACCAACTGGATTCCGACAACAGCGGCCCATATGGCTATGCGTTGACTCATGAGCTGGGTCCAAAAATCGAGACGATGTATCATGGCGCCGGTACACCACAGCTGCGCTTTGTAGATGGTTGCTCGACCGGAGGCTGGGTATCGCTGGCCCTGCAACTTTATTATCCGGACTTTTTCAACGGATGCTGGTCATACAGTCCGGATGCCATCGAGTTCAATAACTATCAGCTGATCAACATTTACAAAGACAAAAACGCTTTCATCAATGAGTATGATCTGGAACGACCGGTCATGCGGGAGACCAGTGGCGAGCCTATGATGCTCATGCGTGAATTTATTACTTATGAGAATGTGCAGGGCAAGACCAATACCTACGTTACTTCGGGTGGCCAGTTCAGTGCCCATACGGCATTGTACAGCCCGAAGGGAAAAGATGGACTGCCGGCCCCATTGTTTGATCCCTTCACCGGAGAAATCGATCATGAAGTGGCTGAATACTGGAAAAAATATGACCTCACAATGTATACTAAGGAAAACTGGCCGGAACTGGGGCCCAGGTTGCAGGGGAAAGTCAATATCTGGATGGGTGACATGGACAATTTCTATCTTAACCTCGGGACGAGGGCATTTGATGAATTCATCCAGTCAACCGAAAATCCGCATTCCGATGCCGTCATTCGCTTTACCCCGATGAAAGGGCATTGTGCCGAGTACGATCAAAGGACCATACTGGAGGAAATGGCACAAAAAATAGAGTCAATGCATCTGAAAGGCTAATCAGAACCTGAGCCGTACTCCGGTTTACCAATTGCTCAAAATTCCAGTTATCTTCATGTACAAATAACCACCATGATGCGTTTAATCACCCTGATTTGCTTACTTGCCTTTGTCAGCGCCTGCCAGATGAATCCTGCCACCTCGGAGGAACAGTCGACTCAATACTTTCTGGTCCGCCATGCAGAGAAAGGACAGGACGATCCGAAAGATCCTTCACTGACAGCCTTTGGTGAAGCACGAGCCCAATTGCTCGCTGATGAACTAAGCAAGGCAGGCATTACGGCCATCTATTCAACTGGTTACAAGCGCACTCAGCAAACAGCCCAGCCCTTGGCCGACCGGCTGGGCGTGCCGGTCCTGACCTACGATGCCAAGCGTGATTTGACCGAATTTTTGCAGGAAGTGCAGATGAATCATGCGGGAGAGAAAGTATTGATCGTGGGCCACAGCAATACGGTTCCCAATATGGCCAATATACTGACCGGCACCGAATCATACCAGCAATTTGATGATGCGGATTACAATCACCTGATCATCGTTACCGGCTCCTTGGGTCACGGTGTGGTGGCTGACCTGTCGATATCGCCCTGTCCGGTAGATACGATGCAATAAGTCCTCATTCAGAAAAGCCTGTGTCGCAATTCCAGTGACCAGTATGGGCTTGATGCCAACATTCAACCTTCAACCTTCAACATTCAACATTCTTAATACTACCTTTGCTGTTTCATTGTAAAATTGACCTATGGAGACCCGGTATAATCCTCAATCCGTCGAGGGAAAATGGTATCAGCATTGGGAAAAATCCGGCTATTTTCATTCCACTCCGGATGAACGGCCGTCATTTACCATTGTCATCCCGCCACCAAATGTGACCGGTGTCTTACACATGGGGCATATCCTCAACAACACCATCCAGGATGTCCTGACCCGGCATGCACGCATGACCGGTTACAATGCCTGCTGGGTGCCGGGGACAGATCATGCCTCCATTGCCACCGAAGCGAAAGTGGTACGTTGGTTAAGGGAGGACATGGGCCTGACCAAAGGGGAAGTAGGCCGGGATAAATTCATCGAATATGCCTGGCAGTGGACGGAGAAATACGGCGGGATCATCCTCACCCAATTGCGCAAATTAGGCTGCTCCTGCGACTGGGAACGTACGGCATTTACCATGGATGACACACGCTACCCCATGGTCATCGACACCTTCATCGATCTGTACCAAAAAGGCAAACTGTACCGTGGAAAACGCATGGTAAACTGGGATCCGGAAGCGAAAACGGTGTTGTCCAACGAAGAAGTCATCTACGGGCAGGAACAATCCAGGCTGCATTACGTTCGCTATCAGGTAGAAGGGTCACCGGATGAATACCTGACCATTGCAACCACCCGGCCGGAGACAATTCTTGGTGACACCGCTCTGGCTGTCCATCCGGATGACGAGCGCTATAAGAACTTGCATGGCAAACGGGTGCTGGTACCGCTCATCGGACGATCCATCCCCATCATTACGGATGCCTATGTGGACCGTGAATTTGGAACCGGAGCCCTGAAGATCACCCCCGCCCACGACCCCAACGACTATGACATCGGATTGCGGCATAACCTGGCAATCGTCGATGTTCTGAACGATGATGGTACCATGAGTGATGCAGCACAGCTCTACATCGGCATGGACCGTTTTGCAGCCCGAAAGGCCATCGTGCCAGCGCTGGAGGAAGCGGGACACATCGTTAAGATCGAAGACTACACCAACAATGTAGGGCGCTCGGAGCGTACCAATGCCATCATCGAGCCCAAGCTGTCCCAGCAATGGTATGTGGACATGCCGGCGCTTGCCAAACCGGCCCTGGAATCGGTGCTGAATGATACCATCCGGTTTTATCCGGAAAACATGAAAAACACCTACCGCCACTGGATGGAAAACATCCGCGATTGGTGTATCTCCCGCCAACTGTGGTGGGGCCACCGAATACCGGCGTATTACCTGGTTAGCCCCAAAGCCGGAGAGGAAGATCTGGTATTCGTCGCGGCCTCCGTCGAATCGGCACTTGACCAGGCGCAAGCCGCTACCGGTCGCACTTTAACTCCGGCGGACCTCCGCCAGGATGAAGATGTGCTGGACACCTGGTTCTCGAGTTGGCTTTGGCCGTTCAGTGTGTTCGGTGGGCCCGAAATGGAGAAAGAACTGGCTTATTATTACCCGACCAGCGTTCTGGTTACCGGTTGGGATATTATCTTTCTGTGGGTGGCCAGGATGATCATGGCGGGTTACGAATACCGGGGTGCTTATCCCTTTAAGGATGTGTATTTCACCGGCATGGTACGCGACAAGCAGCGCCGTAAAATGAGCAAATCGCTTGGCAATTCACCGGATGCATTGAAGCTCATCGAGGACTTCGGAGCCGACGGGGTCCGGTTTGGGATCCTGGCCTCCTCCCCTGCCGGCGGTGACCTGCTCTTTGACGATAAACTGTGTGAACAGGGCCGTAATTTCTGCAACAAGATCTGGAATGCCTGTCGCCTTGTCAAAGGATGGGAAGCCGATGATCATGCAGCAACACCGCTGGCCAATCACTTTGCCATGGACTGGTTTGCCATGCGTACGCAGGAGGTGGTCCGGGATGTAACGGCAAATATTAAACAGTATCGACTGTCGGAGGCATTGATGTCGCTGTATACGTATGTCTGGAATGACTTCTGTTCCTGGTACCTGGAAATGGTCAAACCTATGGGTGGACAGGGCCTGGATGCACAAACCTATGCAACCACCATCCGGAATTTTGAGACCATCCTCACGTTGCTGCATCCATTTATGCCTTTCATCACTGAAGAATTATGGCATCAGCTCGGAGATCGTGCTCCAGGCGGTGAGTGCATGATGCAGGATTATCCCGAACCGCAGGATTTTGACGCAGTCCTGTTAAGGGAAGGTGTTTTCCTGACTGACCTGGTTGGGAAGATCCGCGATGAACGCAATAAAGCATCCATCAAAATGAAAGAGGTGCTTCCCCTGCAGGTAGACAGCAAAGAAGGCGTTGCCGCACACTGGCATCGCACGGGATTCATGCAGTTGCTAAGCAAGATGGCCAATCTTTCCGACGTAGAGCATGTGTCTGAAGCTCCCGGGCAAGGCCTGCAATTCATCCATGGTACCGAGACCTTTTATATTCCGGTGGAAGTCCAGAAAGATACGGCGGAAGAGCGTGCACAGATCGAGAAAGATCTCGCTCATGCGCGGAACTTTGTGAGAGGCATTGAAGCGAAATTGAGCAATGAACGCTTTATGGCCAATGCGCCGGAAGCCGTGGTAGCCAATGAACAGAAGAAACTGGCTGACGGCAAGGCACGGTTGCAGATGCTGGAAGAAGCACTGGGGAAATTGTGATCTAAGGTAGAGCAGATCGTATAAATGTTGGATGTTGAATGTTGGATGATATAAATATTACTTTGGAGTGGAATCGTATCCAATCGACCCAAGAATCTTTGTTTTTACCAGCAGTGCTAAAATTTTTACTTGGTGTTGTTGCGGTTCCCTGAGATTCAAAAATAGTGCAATTCCGTCCAAAGTGTACGGTGGTTTGCGTCGGAACTTGCGGGCATTACCGGCAATTTCGATTGGCATCCTGTCATAATTTTGAGTTGCGGTGTATTCTCCTAAAGGTTTGGAAACCATTGCAATGACAAGTGTTAAACAAGTCCCATCATCCAATATCACCCGTTCAACCCCGTTAAACATCCAAAGGCTTATCCATGGGTATCCGGTGCATCATGTTCGTTCTGCTATCATTCGTCGGTAGCAGATTATCATCACAGGATACCAGTTCCCAAAAGATCCTGAAAGTATTCCTGCCTTTCCAGTACAATGATCGTCTCTATCAGCAGGACCAGATCAATTACAGCCTGGGCGGCTTTCAGGTTGTATTGCCAACCCTGAATTTAGCCTGGACCAAAAAAGGCATTACCCATGAAGCCGGTTTACATCTCCTCAAACTGGACCACCGGTCCTTTTACACCAATCCTCCTAAAGAAATGCCGGACGTCTTCGGAGAAACCCGTGAAGTACAAATCGGTTTACAGGGCTACTACTCATTCAATGTAAATCTTTATCCGGATCCTCACCTGCAGCCTATGATCGGTGTAGCCATCAGTCCGTATTTTCACCATCAGTGGCGGGAACCCATCAATACCTACGGATTGCACGAAGAACAAACCGTCTATGGTAATACCGTATGGCTCCTTCCACGGCTGGACTTCAATTGTGGAAAGCAGGTTTTCTTCGAATTGAGTGTTCCGATTGCCTTACTGGACACCTACTGGATCGAATACTTCAATGCAGCCACCGGAAAAGAGTCCCCTTCCACCTTTTATTCGCTGGCCAGGCCACCCTTATGGCGTGTCCAGCTGGCAGTAGGTTATCATTTGTGGCCGGAAAGGTGAAGAGGGGCATGGGGCATGGAGCATGGAGCATGGAGCATGGAGCATGGGGCATGGAGCGTGGGGCATGGAGCATGGGGCATGGAGCATGGAGCGTGAGGCATGGGGCATGGGGCATGGAGCATAGAGAGTGGAGCATGGGGTACAAAACAAGGGATACTAGCCACAAACGTATTATCAGGATCTTCTCTATCTAAATCACTGAATAATTACACCTTACATAACACAAAAGAAAAATTTATTCCAAATTTTCAAAAAACGAATACTACAGCCATTTCTCCTGCCGTTATAAAAGCATCCTACCAAGATGCACACCCCCCGTAAAGGTGCGGAGTGTGTTTCCATTTTGATTTACGATTTGACTAGAGTTATTAAGGCAAGTTTATCGTGCAGATACTGCTTGCTGAATGTCCATATGCTTATTTCCGGCCAAATGGAGGGCCATTGCCGGTCATTGATATCGGGAGGATGTTAGATCAGTGACCAGGTATTTGGCCCACCTTCGACTTTCCTATTCTTTACCATATAAATGTCTTACTTTTAAGAGATAGTGTATCATCACTATCTCTTAACTTTTTATTTTCAACCGTAAGACCATTGTTCAATGAATAAACGCAGATTTTTCCTCCGTCAGGTAGCCCACACCTCTGCCGGAGTACTGCTGGGAAGTTCTTTTCTCAGTGCCGCAACCCGTAATGCCATAACCGGCATGGCCAGCCTCCCCGATGCTGGCGCCGACGACGATACCTTCTGGGAGCAGGTCAAGCAGGCCTATACTGTCAATGCAAACATGATCAACCTGAACAATGGCGGTGTATCCCCGCAGCCCAGGGCTGTGCAGGAAGCGGTGGAACATTACAACCGCCTGAGCAATGAAACGCCCTCCTACTACATGTGGCGCATTCTGGATCAGGGCCGTGAACCCGTTCGGGATAAACTGGCCGATCTCGCAGGCTGCTCGCCCGAAGAGATCGCCATCAACCGCAACTCTTCCGAAGCACTGGAGACGGTCATCTTTGGCTTGCCGCTGAAGGCAGGAGATGAGGTGGTCCTGACCAAGCAGGACTACCCGAATATGATCAATGCCTGGAAGCAACGCGAACACCGCGACGGCATCGTTCTCAAATGGATCAATCTGGAATTACCCATCGAAGATGAAAAGACCATTGTGGATGCTTTTGCCTCGGCCATTACGCCCCGCACTAAAATTCTGCATGTCACCCACATGATCAACTGGACCGGGCAAATTCTACCGGCAAAAGCCCTCAGCCAACTGGCTTCACAGCATGGCATTGAAGTCCTGCTGGATGCCGCACATACCTTTGCACATTTCCCTTACGACATCAAAGACCTAGGCGTCACCTATATGGGCACCTCCCTGCACAAATGGCTCTGCGCTCCTTTTGGCAGCGGTATGCTGTACATTCAGAAGGATAAAATAGGCAAGATCTATCCGTTGCTGGCCGCACCGGACCCTACCAGCGAGGACATACGCAAATTTGAAAACCTGGGCACCCGTTCCTTTGCCATTGAACAAGGGATCGGCCATGCTGTTGAATTCCATCACATGATCGGTAGTGAGCGCAAGGGAAAACGGCTGCATTACCTGAAAAATTACTGGGTCGAGCAAGCCCAGTCGATCCCTGGCTTCCAACTCCATACTTCCCTTAAACCCGAATGGGGCTGCGCGCTCAGCAACTTCTCCGTGGAAGGAAGGGACATTGGAGATCTGTCCAACTTCCTTTACAATAAATACAAAGTGCATACGGTGCCGATCAACTGGGAAAATATCCACGGCATCCGGGTGACCCCGAATGTCTATACGGCGACGCGGGATCTTGACCGGTTTGTAGAAGGTATATGGGCTTATACGAAGACCTGATTAAAATGGAGCAGGCAGTAGCTTGTAAACAGCAGGCAGACAAGGGCTCACTGAAAATGGTATTTTAGACTTGCTTTCGTATCGTCTTTCAAGCATTTTAAAAGCAATCAACGGGGTATGCATGGTAAATTAGAATGGCTGGACCTGACAGTCCCAAATGCAGAGAAAGTCCTGGCGTTTTACCAGAAAGTTATTGGCTGGGATAATTCGGTTGTCAATATGGGCGATTACGATGATTTTTGCGTGATGCCGCACGGGGAAGAAATGCCTGCAGCAGGAATTTGTCATGCCCGCGGCGATAACGCTGACATCCCACCGGTTTGGATACCCTACTTTACCGTACACGATCTGGACGCCAGCATCAGGGACTGTCAACTTCATGGAGGCACTTGTCTTACACCCATCAAAAAAATGGGTGCCCGTTCCCGCTATATATTTATCAAAGATCCGGCTGGAGCAGTTTGTGCACTGTTTCAGAAGGATCCGGATCAATAAAACTACACACTGTACCAGGTATGGCCGTCAAATAATACCGGCGAAAATCCCACCACCGTTTCCGGCAGATAACCCGGATGAGTTTAACATCTTTGGACAGCAATTATGGTTGCTCAGAGAGGAATTTCAACACGCGGGAACGCATGAATAACACATTGATGCCACACCGCTGTCTTCAGGCACGTATGTCTATGAATTAAGAGTCGGTGATCTGGTTCAGCGAAAAAAACTGCTGGTCATCAAATAGCTGTGATGAAATGGATAGCAAGATTATCGCGCAACCATTTGTTCAACCTGTAGCTATTCGGCTATTCGCCAATTATTGAATAGAACTTTTTTTCTATCTTTCTCTCCTAAGTACCAAAAGCAAAACTGGACATGACGGCAGCAATGGAAAAACAATGGTTTGGGCATCCCCGGGGATTAGCCACCTTATTCTTCACTGAAATGTGGGAACGCTTCAGCTATTACGGGGGGCGGGCCATGCTGATCCTCTACATGACCGCGGCCGTTACCGCTGATAACCCGGGCCTGGGATTGAGCGTGGTCGAAGCGGGCGCCCTGTACGCCCTTTACACTTCCGTCGTCTACATGACAAATTTACCCGGTGGATGGATCGCCGATAAATTCCTTGGTGCGCGGAATGCGGTTTTCTGGGGTGGTGTGTTGATCGCCGCAGGCAACCTCTGTCTGGCGCTTCCCTTTGGGACCGGCACCTTCTTTACCGGACTGGGAATTGTGGCCATTGGGACCGGACTTCTGAAGCCTAACGTAAGCACCATGGTTGGCGCCTTGTACAGCAAAGAGGACAAACGCCGCGATGCCGGTTTTTCCATATTTTATATGGGTATCAACCTGGGGGCATTCCTGGCCCCGATCATTGCCTCTTCCCTCATCGGGCAGCCGATCAATTGGAGGCTAGGGTTCCTGGCCGTTGCCATCGGTATGGTCCTGGGATTGATCCAATACCGGATGGGTGCCAAATACCTGGGAGATATCGGGCTGCATAAACGCAGTGGCACCAACGAGGAACATGCCAAACAGCAGGCACTGCTGAAAAAGGCGATGATGTACCTCGGCATTGCCGTGATCCTGATCCTGATCGGGCATTTCACCGGACTCGCTACCCTGACCATCACCAGGACCTCCAATGCCATCGGAGTCATCCTCCTGCTTATACCTATCGTTTATTTTGGGTTTTTATTCAGCCAGGGTGGATTTTCCAGCGAAGAAAAAAAACGCATTGTCGCCATCATCATTTTCTTTCTGGCAGCAGCATTATTCTGGTCTGCCTTTGAGCAGGCAGGCTCTACCCTGACCCTGTTTGCAGATCGCTTCACCAATAACCAGGTGTTTGGGTTTAGCTTTCCGTCAACCCTGTGGCAGTCGGTCAATTCCGTATGGATCATCCTCCTTTCACCCGTCTTTGCCTGGATCTGGATGTCTCTGAACCGGAATAATAAGGAGCCTTCGACTCCATTAAAATTTTCATTGGGACTCATCTTCGTCGGTTTGGGCTACCTGGTCCTCGTTCCCGCCGCCATGAGACTCGATGCCGGAACAGAAAAAGTAGGTGTTATT harbors:
- a CDS encoding valine--tRNA ligase; this encodes METRYNPQSVEGKWYQHWEKSGYFHSTPDERPSFTIVIPPPNVTGVLHMGHILNNTIQDVLTRHARMTGYNACWVPGTDHASIATEAKVVRWLREDMGLTKGEVGRDKFIEYAWQWTEKYGGIILTQLRKLGCSCDWERTAFTMDDTRYPMVIDTFIDLYQKGKLYRGKRMVNWDPEAKTVLSNEEVIYGQEQSRLHYVRYQVEGSPDEYLTIATTRPETILGDTALAVHPDDERYKNLHGKRVLVPLIGRSIPIITDAYVDREFGTGALKITPAHDPNDYDIGLRHNLAIVDVLNDDGTMSDAAQLYIGMDRFAARKAIVPALEEAGHIVKIEDYTNNVGRSERTNAIIEPKLSQQWYVDMPALAKPALESVLNDTIRFYPENMKNTYRHWMENIRDWCISRQLWWGHRIPAYYLVSPKAGEEDLVFVAASVESALDQAQAATGRTLTPADLRQDEDVLDTWFSSWLWPFSVFGGPEMEKELAYYYPTSVLVTGWDIIFLWVARMIMAGYEYRGAYPFKDVYFTGMVRDKQRRKMSKSLGNSPDALKLIEDFGADGVRFGILASSPAGGDLLFDDKLCEQGRNFCNKIWNACRLVKGWEADDHAATPLANHFAMDWFAMRTQEVVRDVTANIKQYRLSEALMSLYTYVWNDFCSWYLEMVKPMGGQGLDAQTYATTIRNFETILTLLHPFMPFITEELWHQLGDRAPGGECMMQDYPEPQDFDAVLLREGVFLTDLVGKIRDERNKASIKMKEVLPLQVDSKEGVAAHWHRTGFMQLLSKMANLSDVEHVSEAPGQGLQFIHGTETFYIPVEVQKDTAEERAQIEKDLAHARNFVRGIEAKLSNERFMANAPEAVVANEQKKLADGKARLQMLEEALGKL
- a CDS encoding peptide MFS transporter, giving the protein MTAAMEKQWFGHPRGLATLFFTEMWERFSYYGGRAMLILYMTAAVTADNPGLGLSVVEAGALYALYTSVVYMTNLPGGWIADKFLGARNAVFWGGVLIAAGNLCLALPFGTGTFFTGLGIVAIGTGLLKPNVSTMVGALYSKEDKRRDAGFSIFYMGINLGAFLAPIIASSLIGQPINWRLGFLAVAIGMVLGLIQYRMGAKYLGDIGLHKRSGTNEEHAKQQALLKKAMMYLGIAVILILIGHFTGLATLTITRTSNAIGVILLLIPIVYFGFLFSQGGFSSEEKKRIVAIIIFFLAAALFWSAFEQAGSTLTLFADRFTNNQVFGFSFPSTLWQSVNSVWIILLSPVFAWIWMSLNRNNKEPSTPLKFSLGLIFVGLGYLVLVPAAMRLDAGTEKVGVIWLLSVYFLHTVGELCLSPVGLSAMTKLAPERIVGQMMGIWFLGASLGNFIGGRVGGLFESFDLKFIFLAVCGTSVLAGLIMLALVPWMKRMMGNVK
- a CDS encoding VOC family protein, with the protein product MHGKLEWLDLTVPNAEKVLAFYQKVIGWDNSVVNMGDYDDFCVMPHGEEMPAAGICHARGDNADIPPVWIPYFTVHDLDASIRDCQLHGGTCLTPIKKMGARSRYIFIKDPAGAVCALFQKDPDQ
- a CDS encoding histidine phosphatase family protein, whose product is MMRLITLICLLAFVSACQMNPATSEEQSTQYFLVRHAEKGQDDPKDPSLTAFGEARAQLLADELSKAGITAIYSTGYKRTQQTAQPLADRLGVPVLTYDAKRDLTEFLQEVQMNHAGEKVLIVGHSNTVPNMANILTGTESYQQFDDADYNHLIIVTGSLGHGVVADLSISPCPVDTMQ
- a CDS encoding arylsulfatase, translated to MTVRIKYPIYAAGLVLLLGSCQHQDQQPAKEALPNIVYILADDLGYGDVTAFNPQSKIATPNIDQLAREGMRFTDAHSGSAVCSPTRYGILTGRYAWRSSLQQGVTWSYDPPLIPESRMTVASFLKSKGYRTGCVGKWHLGLGWSKDSEGHEVLTAPITGGPNQLGFDYFYGISASLDIPPYIYIENNRSTSMQLDTQAAHSGKAFIRQGPRGADFVPEEVLPTLTRKAVAFIEQHGHDSVPFFLYFPMTAPHTPILPGSDFQGQSHTNAYGDFVLMVDNMVGQVRQALEAQGVLDRTLILFTSDNGCSPMADFPELDSLGHHPSYIYRGAKADIYEGGHRIPFIARWPGHIPAGSTAGETTCLTDLLATCADIVQDSLPANAGEDSYSLMPLFRQDSAGYLRGATVHHSIEGCFALRQGRWKAVFCGGSGGWSHPTTAEVLADSLPRVQLFDLVRDPGEKNNLAQEYTNIVTQLQGLLNQYVKTGRSTPGLKQENDVKVEIFKY
- a CDS encoding aminotransferase class V-fold PLP-dependent enzyme, whose protein sequence is MNKRRFFLRQVAHTSAGVLLGSSFLSAATRNAITGMASLPDAGADDDTFWEQVKQAYTVNANMINLNNGGVSPQPRAVQEAVEHYNRLSNETPSYYMWRILDQGREPVRDKLADLAGCSPEEIAINRNSSEALETVIFGLPLKAGDEVVLTKQDYPNMINAWKQREHRDGIVLKWINLELPIEDEKTIVDAFASAITPRTKILHVTHMINWTGQILPAKALSQLASQHGIEVLLDAAHTFAHFPYDIKDLGVTYMGTSLHKWLCAPFGSGMLYIQKDKIGKIYPLLAAPDPTSEDIRKFENLGTRSFAIEQGIGHAVEFHHMIGSERKGKRLHYLKNYWVEQAQSIPGFQLHTSLKPEWGCALSNFSVEGRDIGDLSNFLYNKYKVHTVPINWENIHGIRVTPNVYTATRDLDRFVEGIWAYTKT